From a region of the Nocardioides ginsengisegetis genome:
- a CDS encoding ABC transporter ATP-binding protein, giving the protein MSGTLKETERIQAGPGPGRGPFGGGMVGQKASHFKPSAKRLVARMAPDKPKAIAVVALAVVSVFLSAIGPRILGKATDLIFAGLIGQQLPAGVTKAQAVEALRQRGDDRFASMVSSMDLTPGQGVDFGAVADVLLLVLGVYVAASLLAWLQGYLLNDVVQGTVLRMRAEVEDKVNALPLSYFDRQPRGELLSRVTNDIDNISQTLQQTMSQLLTSLLTVLAVLSMMFWISPVLALVALVSVPISMLVTRAVMKRSQGMFVEQWRRTGTLNAHVEETFSGHALVKVFGRQREVEATFDAENERLYEASFGAQFVSGLIMPVMMFVGNLNYVVIAVLGGLRVANGSMSLGDVQAFIQYSRQFTQPLTQVASMANLLQSGVASAERVFELLDAEEQSVELSGAAAVPGARHGEVRFEHVSFSYDEATPLIEDLSLVAAPGQTVAIVGPTGAGKTTLVNLVMRFYEVTGGRITLDGVDIASMPRSALRSQIGMVLQDTWLFAGTIRDNIAYGRPGATEEQILEAARATFVDRFVHSLPDGYDTHIDEDGSNLSAGERQLVTIARAFLASPELLILDEATSSVDTRTELLLQHAMAALRTDRTSFVIAHRLSTIRDADLILVMEDGAIVEQGTHESLLADDGAYARLYNAQFAAAVA; this is encoded by the coding sequence GTCCGGGCCGCGGTCCGTTCGGCGGCGGCATGGTCGGCCAGAAGGCCTCCCACTTCAAGCCGTCGGCCAAGCGGCTCGTCGCGCGGATGGCCCCCGACAAGCCCAAGGCGATCGCCGTGGTCGCGCTGGCCGTGGTCAGCGTGTTCCTGTCCGCGATCGGCCCGCGCATCCTCGGCAAGGCGACCGACCTGATCTTCGCCGGCCTGATCGGCCAGCAGCTGCCGGCCGGGGTCACCAAGGCGCAGGCCGTCGAGGCGCTGCGCCAGCGGGGCGACGACCGGTTCGCCTCGATGGTGTCCTCGATGGACCTGACGCCGGGCCAGGGGGTCGACTTCGGTGCGGTGGCCGACGTGCTCCTCCTCGTGCTCGGGGTGTACGTCGCCGCCTCGTTGCTGGCGTGGCTGCAGGGCTACCTGCTCAACGACGTCGTGCAGGGCACCGTCCTGCGGATGCGGGCCGAGGTCGAGGACAAGGTCAACGCGCTGCCGTTGTCCTACTTCGACCGGCAGCCGCGCGGCGAGCTGCTGAGCCGGGTCACCAACGACATCGACAACATCAGCCAGACCCTGCAGCAGACGATGAGCCAGCTGCTCACCTCGCTGCTGACCGTGCTCGCGGTGCTGTCGATGATGTTCTGGATCTCGCCGGTGCTGGCGCTGGTCGCGCTGGTCTCGGTGCCGATCTCGATGCTGGTCACCCGCGCGGTGATGAAACGCTCGCAGGGCATGTTCGTCGAGCAGTGGCGCCGTACGGGCACGCTCAACGCGCACGTCGAGGAGACCTTCTCGGGCCACGCGCTGGTCAAGGTGTTCGGCCGGCAGCGCGAGGTCGAGGCGACCTTCGACGCCGAGAACGAGCGGCTCTACGAGGCGTCCTTCGGGGCGCAGTTCGTCAGCGGGCTGATCATGCCGGTGATGATGTTCGTCGGGAACCTCAACTACGTCGTCATCGCCGTCCTCGGCGGGCTCCGGGTCGCCAACGGGTCGATGTCGCTGGGCGACGTGCAGGCGTTCATCCAGTACTCCCGCCAGTTCACCCAGCCGCTCACGCAGGTCGCCTCGATGGCCAACCTGCTGCAGTCGGGTGTCGCGTCGGCCGAGCGGGTCTTCGAGCTGCTGGATGCCGAGGAGCAGAGCGTCGAGCTGTCCGGGGCTGCCGCTGTGCCCGGGGCGCGGCACGGCGAGGTGCGCTTCGAGCACGTGTCGTTCTCCTACGACGAGGCGACGCCGCTGATCGAGGACCTGTCGCTGGTGGCCGCGCCGGGGCAGACCGTCGCGATCGTCGGGCCGACCGGTGCGGGCAAGACGACGCTGGTCAACCTGGTCATGCGGTTCTACGAGGTGACCGGCGGCCGGATCACCCTCGACGGCGTCGACATCGCCTCGATGCCGCGCTCGGCGCTGCGCTCCCAGATCGGCATGGTCCTGCAGGACACCTGGCTGTTCGCCGGGACGATCCGCGACAACATCGCCTACGGACGGCCGGGCGCGACCGAGGAGCAGATCCTCGAGGCCGCGCGGGCGACGTTCGTCGACCGCTTCGTGCACTCGCTGCCCGACGGCTACGACACCCACATCGACGAGGACGGCTCCAACCTGTCCGCCGGCGAGCGGCAGCTGGTCACGATCGCCCGGGCTTTCCTGGCCTCGCCGGAGCTGCTGATCCTCGACGAGGCGACCTCGTCGGTCGACACCCGCACCGAGCTGCTGCTGCAGCACGCCATGGCGGCCCTGCGCACCGACCGCACGTCGTTCGTCATCGCGCACCGGCTCTCGACCATCCGCGACGCCGACCTGATCCTGGTGATGGAGGACGGCGCGATCGTCGAGCAGGGCACCCACGAGTCGCTGCTCGCCGACGACGGTGCCTACGCGCGGCTGTACAACGCGCAGTTCGCGGCGGCGGTGGCGTGA
- the flhA gene encoding flagellar biosynthesis protein FlhA: protein MALKRLTQLGVPVGIVMIVVMLVVPLPAIVLDLLIALNITGALLVLMTAMFVARPLDFAAFPAVILVMTLFRLALNVSATRLVLLDGYAGKVIDTFGHFVVGGSLIVGLIVFAILLVIQFTVITNGAGRVAEVGARFTLDAMPGKQMAIDADLNSGLIDEDQARKRRAEVHAEADFYGAMDGASKFVKGDAVAAIIITLVNLIGGFAVGVGQNGMAFGDAINTYSLLSVGDGLVSQIPALLLSVATGLIVTRATGEDDMGSDIVRQITANRMPLRVAGFAAFSLCLIPGLPKIPFVLAGGLMLIASSRVQEAADAPAPEAAAPALASADTPELLAAEIQVDPLGLELSADLIDLVDTNAGGDLLERVKSLRRKIAVDLGIVAPPVRTRDNLELPSRTYAILLFGIEVARGEAPPGCVLAIGDFLGSLPGEPTQEPVFGLEAKWIPAELRSQAELSGATVVDRASVVTTHLAEVVTQHAARLLGREDVRMLTDVVKRSHPVVVEELTPAQLSLGEIQRVLQSLLEEGVSIRDLVRIFEALSLRAARTKELDPLVEAARMALGPAVAAPYLVDKALHVLTFEPQLEQRILESLRPTDHGATIALDPETSHALITRLAQLATDVENRNIRPVLVCAPQVRAAVRRLVHPIVPRLAVLSYQELTGAEQIRSEGVIGAELPAGAVA, encoded by the coding sequence ATGGCCCTCAAACGGCTGACCCAGCTGGGTGTGCCGGTCGGCATCGTGATGATCGTCGTGATGCTGGTCGTGCCGCTGCCGGCGATCGTCCTGGACCTGCTCATCGCGCTCAACATCACCGGCGCGCTGCTGGTGCTGATGACCGCGATGTTCGTGGCACGGCCGCTCGACTTCGCGGCGTTCCCCGCCGTCATCCTGGTGATGACCCTGTTCCGGCTGGCACTCAACGTCAGCGCCACCCGGCTCGTCCTGCTCGACGGGTACGCCGGCAAGGTGATCGACACGTTCGGCCACTTCGTGGTCGGCGGCTCGCTGATCGTCGGCCTGATCGTGTTCGCGATCCTGCTCGTCATCCAGTTCACCGTCATCACCAACGGTGCCGGTCGGGTCGCCGAGGTCGGCGCCCGCTTCACCCTCGACGCGATGCCCGGCAAGCAGATGGCCATCGACGCCGACCTCAACTCCGGCCTCATCGACGAGGACCAGGCCCGCAAGCGGCGGGCCGAGGTGCACGCGGAGGCGGACTTCTACGGCGCGATGGACGGCGCCTCGAAGTTCGTGAAGGGCGACGCGGTCGCGGCCATCATCATCACGCTGGTCAACCTCATCGGCGGCTTCGCGGTCGGCGTCGGGCAGAACGGCATGGCCTTCGGCGACGCGATCAACACCTACTCGCTGCTCTCCGTCGGTGACGGCCTCGTCTCCCAGATCCCCGCGCTGCTGCTCTCGGTCGCCACCGGCCTGATCGTCACCCGGGCGACCGGCGAGGACGACATGGGCTCCGACATCGTCCGGCAGATCACCGCCAACCGGATGCCGCTGCGGGTGGCCGGCTTCGCGGCGTTCTCGCTCTGCCTGATCCCGGGGCTGCCCAAGATCCCCTTCGTGCTCGCCGGCGGGCTGATGCTGATCGCGTCGTCGCGGGTGCAGGAGGCCGCCGACGCCCCGGCCCCCGAGGCGGCCGCGCCGGCCCTCGCGTCCGCCGACACCCCCGAGCTGCTGGCGGCCGAGATCCAGGTCGACCCGCTCGGCCTCGAGCTCTCCGCGGACCTGATCGACCTCGTCGACACCAACGCCGGCGGCGACCTGCTCGAGCGGGTCAAGTCGCTGCGCCGGAAGATCGCCGTCGACCTGGGCATCGTGGCGCCGCCGGTGCGCACCCGCGACAACCTCGAGCTGCCCTCGCGCACCTACGCGATCCTGCTGTTCGGCATCGAGGTCGCCCGCGGCGAGGCGCCCCCCGGCTGCGTCCTCGCCATCGGCGACTTCCTCGGCTCGCTGCCGGGTGAACCCACCCAGGAGCCGGTGTTCGGCCTCGAGGCCAAGTGGATCCCGGCCGAGCTGCGCAGCCAGGCCGAGCTGTCCGGCGCCACCGTCGTGGACCGCGCCTCGGTCGTCACCACCCACCTCGCCGAGGTCGTCACCCAGCACGCCGCGCGCCTCCTCGGGCGTGAGGACGTCCGGATGCTCACCGACGTCGTGAAGCGCAGCCACCCCGTCGTGGTCGAGGAGCTCACCCCCGCCCAGCTCAGCCTCGGCGAGATCCAGCGGGTCCTCCAGTCGCTGCTCGAGGAGGGCGTCTCGATCCGCGACCTGGTCCGGATCTTCGAGGCCCTCTCGCTGCGCGCCGCGCGCACCAAGGAGCTCGACCCGCTCGTCGAGGCCGCCCGGATGGCGCTCGGCCCGGCGGTCGCCGCGCCGTACCTCGTCGACAAGGCGCTGCACGTCCTCACCTTCGAGCCGCAGCTCGAGCAGCGGATCCTGGAGTCGCTGCGACCCACCGACCACGGCGCGACGATCGCGCTCGACCCGGAGACCAGCCACGCGCTGATCACCCGGCTCGCGCAGCTCGCGACCGACGTCGAGAACCGGAACATCCGGCCCGTGCTGGTGTGTGCCCCGCAGGTGCGCGCCGCCGTACGTCGTCTCGTGCACCCGATCGTGCCGCGCCTCGCGGTGCTGTCCTACCAGGAGCTCACGGGTGCCGAGCAGATCAGGTCCGAGGGCGTCATCGGCGCCGAGCTGCCGGCAGGAGCTGTTGCATGA
- a CDS encoding EscU/YscU/HrcU family type III secretion system export apparatus switch protein, with amino-acid sequence MSEEKTEKPTAKKRKENRKEGQVPRTQELGGWAAVLLVGAALPSLLGHELGTLRDLMATSLSTGGEASTGMAFRILHEGLLHAFKAVIILGSGIMLIGVAGALAQGGFFLATKSVKPKLSKLNPISGAKRLFGPQALWEGAKMLMKSAVVGLLVWSAVRGMMPYLGGLIPIPVVLAGVSDHAGSMIRSVAVAGLLMAVLDYLVQRRRVGKKTRMTKDEVKREHKQSEGDPLVKGAMRARQLAAARNRMMADVPTADVVLVNPTHVAIALRYEPERGAPRVVARGAGAIAAAIRERAGEHRVPLVRDVPLARALYTSTQVGHEIPPELFAAVAQVLAFVISRRSRGASGGEHRSPRVEEDLPAVPALGRRRRTTEEPVPPNTSAGPPTGR; translated from the coding sequence GTGAGCGAGGAGAAGACCGAGAAGCCGACCGCGAAGAAGCGGAAGGAGAACCGCAAGGAGGGACAGGTCCCGCGCACCCAGGAGCTCGGCGGGTGGGCCGCGGTGCTGCTGGTCGGTGCCGCGCTGCCGAGCCTGCTCGGCCACGAGCTGGGCACGTTGCGCGACCTGATGGCCACCTCGCTGTCGACCGGTGGGGAGGCCAGCACCGGCATGGCGTTCCGGATCCTGCACGAGGGGCTCCTGCATGCCTTCAAGGCCGTGATCATCCTCGGCTCGGGGATCATGCTGATCGGCGTCGCGGGGGCGCTTGCTCAGGGCGGCTTCTTCCTCGCCACCAAGTCGGTCAAGCCCAAGCTCTCCAAGCTCAACCCGATCTCCGGCGCCAAGCGGCTCTTCGGCCCGCAGGCGTTGTGGGAGGGCGCCAAGATGCTGATGAAGAGCGCCGTCGTCGGCCTGCTCGTCTGGTCGGCGGTGCGCGGGATGATGCCCTACCTCGGCGGGCTGATCCCGATCCCGGTGGTGCTCGCCGGGGTCTCCGACCACGCCGGCTCGATGATCCGATCGGTGGCCGTGGCCGGCCTGCTGATGGCCGTCCTCGACTACCTCGTGCAGCGCCGCCGGGTCGGCAAGAAGACCCGGATGACCAAGGACGAGGTCAAGCGGGAGCACAAGCAGTCCGAGGGCGACCCGCTCGTCAAGGGCGCCATGCGGGCCCGCCAGCTCGCCGCCGCGCGCAACCGGATGATGGCCGACGTCCCCACCGCCGACGTGGTGCTGGTCAACCCGACCCACGTGGCCATCGCGCTCCGCTACGAGCCCGAGCGGGGCGCCCCGCGCGTCGTGGCCCGCGGCGCCGGCGCCATCGCCGCCGCGATCCGCGAGCGGGCCGGGGAGCACCGCGTGCCCCTGGTCCGCGACGTCCCGCTCGCGCGGGCGCTCTACACCTCCACCCAGGTCGGCCACGAGATCCCGCCCGAGCTGTTCGCCGCGGTCGCCCAGGTCCTGGCGTTCGTGATCAGCCGCCGCTCGCGCGGCGCGTCCGGAGGCGAGCACCGCAGCCCGCGTGTCGAGGAGGACCTGCCGGCGGTCCCGGCCCTCGGCCGGCGGCGCCGTACGACGGAGGAGCCGGTGCCCCCGAACACCTCAGCAGGGCCCCCGACCGGCCGATAG